One Microlunatus soli genomic window carries:
- a CDS encoding DHA2 family efflux MFS transporter permease subunit gives MTTTETIAAPRPVPAPDTSREVSGRRLVPIFAGLLVAMFLAALDQTIFSTALPTIVGDLHGVDQRLWVTTAYLLASTIMMPIYGKLGDLIGRKPLLLGALSIFVAGSLIGAVSQDMTMLIIGRAIQGIGGGGLMLLAQAIIADVVPARQRGRYMGVMGAVFGLSSVVGPLLGGWFTESLSWRVGFWLNIPLGAVAILSALFFLKLPKHDQQRPTIDVWGILTMAVAVSSLILATSWGGNTYDWDSVQIIGLFGLTAVFGALFVLAEHRAKEPIIPLHLFKQRNFNLTTVAGLIIAIAMFGAIGYMPTYLQMSTGVSATVSGLMLIPMVAGLLITSIISGQIVSRTGRYKWAPIASMIVTAGGVLLLSTLTTDTATWVLMGYLFVLGAGIGVGMQNLILIVQNTFPAREVGTATAANNFFRQIGASLGSAVVGSIFTSRLTTLLGERLPAAATQGAGGADANSLTPELVQHLPQQIQDIIVGAYNDALTPIFLYLAPLLGVALILVLFVREKALATSIEGSGSEPDTAATAQLPAPTASEDADDRVLTRSAVGSEPATGSISSADPVLVGTADDPGELTTVAALDVLTAARQQVRDGEQARDAARAAAVAQLDDLGHRVDAVMGGFHRQLQDIRSSLQTESAGADNVPVDPERSDDLRRYEHALLVDSQQTADRVARQAQLDADQTLADAEAKRREIEARIEQLRRVENELSQTVAGHLTATAAAAESANPA, from the coding sequence GTGACTACTACCGAAACCATCGCCGCACCGCGGCCGGTGCCAGCTCCGGACACCTCCCGCGAAGTGTCCGGCCGGCGCCTGGTGCCGATCTTCGCCGGCCTGCTCGTCGCCATGTTCCTGGCGGCACTGGACCAGACCATCTTCAGCACCGCACTGCCGACCATCGTCGGCGATCTGCACGGCGTCGACCAGAGGCTCTGGGTGACGACGGCGTACCTCCTGGCCTCGACGATCATGATGCCGATCTACGGCAAGCTGGGTGACCTGATCGGCAGGAAACCCTTGCTGCTCGGGGCATTGAGCATCTTCGTCGCCGGCTCGCTGATCGGCGCCGTGTCTCAGGACATGACGATGTTGATCATCGGCCGGGCGATCCAGGGGATCGGCGGCGGCGGTCTGATGCTGCTGGCGCAGGCGATCATCGCCGACGTCGTCCCGGCCCGGCAACGGGGCCGCTATATGGGTGTGATGGGCGCAGTCTTCGGGCTGTCCTCGGTCGTCGGCCCGCTGCTCGGCGGCTGGTTCACCGAGAGCCTGTCCTGGCGGGTCGGCTTCTGGCTGAACATTCCGCTGGGTGCGGTCGCGATCCTGTCGGCGCTGTTCTTCCTGAAGCTCCCCAAGCATGATCAACAACGTCCGACGATCGACGTCTGGGGCATCCTGACGATGGCGGTCGCGGTCAGCTCGCTGATCCTGGCCACCTCCTGGGGCGGCAACACCTACGACTGGGACTCGGTCCAGATCATCGGCCTGTTCGGTCTGACCGCGGTCTTCGGCGCGCTGTTCGTGCTCGCCGAGCACCGCGCGAAGGAACCGATCATCCCGCTGCACCTGTTCAAGCAGCGCAACTTCAACCTGACCACGGTCGCCGGTCTGATCATCGCGATTGCGATGTTCGGCGCCATCGGCTACATGCCGACCTACCTGCAGATGTCGACCGGTGTCAGTGCCACGGTCTCCGGGCTGATGCTGATCCCGATGGTCGCCGGACTGCTGATCACTTCGATCATCTCCGGTCAGATCGTCAGCCGTACCGGGCGCTACAAGTGGGCGCCGATCGCCAGCATGATCGTCACTGCCGGCGGCGTGCTGCTGCTCTCCACGCTGACCACCGACACCGCCACCTGGGTGCTGATGGGCTATCTGTTCGTGCTCGGCGCGGGCATCGGGGTCGGTATGCAGAATCTGATCCTGATCGTCCAGAACACCTTCCCGGCAAGGGAAGTCGGCACGGCGACCGCTGCCAACAACTTCTTCCGCCAGATCGGCGCCTCGCTCGGATCAGCGGTTGTCGGCAGCATCTTCACCAGCCGACTGACCACCCTGCTCGGGGAACGACTGCCGGCCGCGGCTACCCAGGGAGCCGGCGGCGCCGACGCCAACTCGCTGACACCGGAATTGGTCCAGCACTTGCCGCAGCAGATCCAGGACATCATCGTCGGGGCCTACAACGACGCGCTGACGCCGATCTTCCTGTACCTGGCCCCGCTGCTCGGAGTCGCCCTGATCCTGGTGCTCTTCGTCAGGGAGAAGGCACTGGCCACCAGCATCGAAGGATCCGGATCGGAACCGGACACCGCGGCGACCGCGCAACTACCGGCCCCCACTGCGTCGGAGGATGCCGATGATCGTGTCCTGACCCGGTCCGCCGTCGGCTCGGAGCCGGCGACCGGATCGATCTCCTCCGCCGATCCGGTGCTGGTCGGGACGGCAGACGACCCCGGTGAGCTGACGACGGTGGCTGCGTTGGACGTGCTGACCGCGGCTCGGCAGCAGGTCCGCGACGGTGAACAGGCCCGCGATGCGGCCAGGGCCGCCGCGGTCGCCCAGCTGGATGATCTCGGCCATCGGGTGGACGCGGTGATGGGCGGGTTCCACCGACAGTTGCAGGACATCAGGAGCAGTCTGCAGACGGAGTCTGCCGGGGCCGACAACGTACCGGTCGACCCGGAGCGCAGCGATGACCTGCGTCGCTACGAGCACGCACTGTTGGTGGACAGCCAGCAGACCGCCGATCGGGTCGCCCGTCAGGCTCAGCTCGACGCCGACCAGACCTTGGCCGACGCCGAAGCCAAGCGTCGCGAGATCGAAGCCCGGATCGAGCAGCTCCGTCGGGTCGAGAACGAGCTCAGTCAGACGGTGGCCGGCCACCTGACAGCCACCGCTGCCGCAGCGGAATCGGCGAACCCGGCCTGA
- a CDS encoding TetR/AcrR family transcriptional regulator, with product MTMSLREKKRELLKATIERSAVDLVLEHGYNNVTVDMICEASLASQRTFFNYFGSKEAVILGPPPPAPDPSLIDEFVHHRDGDVLSDLARMMTRILGERGDVDLQLWRDRREIIRQDPDLMRSQAERIAAKDTELTEIVKRRLRARRAAGDDAVTGDQPDADADAASRDDDRQARLIVNLWWGIARYAMKLWAEEPDQTPQQITDDLLTVLARIKEA from the coding sequence ATGACGATGAGTCTGCGCGAGAAGAAGCGAGAGTTGCTCAAGGCGACGATCGAACGATCCGCCGTCGACCTGGTCCTCGAGCACGGCTACAACAACGTGACCGTGGACATGATCTGCGAAGCGAGCCTGGCCTCGCAGCGGACCTTCTTCAACTACTTCGGCTCCAAGGAAGCAGTGATCCTCGGCCCGCCGCCGCCGGCACCGGATCCGTCGCTGATCGACGAGTTCGTCCATCATCGCGACGGTGACGTGCTCAGCGATCTCGCGCGGATGATGACCCGGATCCTCGGTGAGCGCGGAGATGTCGATCTTCAGCTCTGGCGGGACCGGCGGGAGATCATCCGCCAGGACCCGGACCTGATGCGCTCCCAGGCCGAGCGGATCGCGGCCAAGGACACCGAGTTGACCGAGATCGTGAAGCGTCGACTCCGCGCCCGCCGCGCCGCCGGTGATGACGCGGTCACCGGCGATCAGCCCGACGCCGACGCTGACGCCGCCAGCAGGGACGACGACCGGCAGGCACGGCTGATCGTCAACCTGTGGTGGGGCATCGCCCGCTACGCCATGAAGCTCTGGGCCGAAGAGCCCGACCAAACCCCACAGCAGATCACGGACGACCTGCTCACCGTGCTCGCCCGGATCAAGGAAGCCTGA